Within Buteo buteo chromosome 10, bButBut1.hap1.1, whole genome shotgun sequence, the genomic segment ctttctttcccaccTACTCCTATGACTTTTACTCTGTTTGGTCTTGTTCATTGTGTTCTCACATAAATGCTGATACCCGTTCAAGAGAAACTGGTACAGGAGTAGTGATGTCTTTGCGTGTCAGTGCAAGATTGAAGTACATATGAACCTGTTTCCTTAGACAATACTCACAGCTAGAATTATCATATGCTTTTCTGTCAGGTGTGTttaaatttttcaaagtttgtGTATCGTAAACATTATCAAAACTAGTCCGGTATGTTTTTATTACAAATTTAAATAGGGTTGTACtccacagtttctttttcttaaaaaccttCTTGTGTTTTTCCTGTCTCAAAACTACTATCAGCCTACCTCCTACCATCTTCGTGAATGATTGATTTAAGGCTGTGTAATAAAGATAACCTTTGACCTtctgatgtaaaaaaaatatttttttttcttcacttcctCTCAGGAGGAAACACCACAGTGCCAACTTCACTGTGTTTTTTAactcccatttcttttcttatgaGATAGCTGGTGCTAGCAAATCAAATGTGCTTTATGGTCTACAGTTTGGGCTTAAATACCTGTACACTTCAGACAGGTGAGGACAAAAGAAGTAAGACTGTATCTGAAAACTAGGAAATTATGCTTTTGGTTTTGACCTTGAGAGAAAATTCAAttatattataaaattataaaattcaGAACATGGGGAGTAATTTTTGGGATGGTAAATGGGACTGATAATCAGCTTATGTAGCCAGTTTCAGATATGATTGCTCTACCTTAACACATgctcagagtaaaaaaaaaatcataagttTGGTTCTGATCTTTGTGTGAAGTAGGGAAGTTCTGACAGTTACGGTACTGGAAAACAGGGCTAAAAAGATtaggagaaagggaaggtttTCAATGTCCTGTTCAGTTGAGAGGAAGAAACTTAGAGCGGTTTAAGACACGGGCAACAACAGTCCTCTGTGCTTGTTCCTCTGAATTTTACATGCCtggatatttaaataaataaatgcctaTGAGTTCAGCCCTTAAAGCTGCATGTTCATAACAGAAGTGTGCTGTGAAGCCTGCTCTGGTTGTTTAGTCTTTAAGACACCTTTTTCTGGTGGTAGAATGTGGGTTTTTCAGAGAAGTGTGTTAACAGTCAcctctttttatttcaatttagtTTTAAGAAAGGGATAAATGTAGACTTGCTATTACTATTACAGATTCTCTTATTTAATGCCTATTCTCTGATAAATAGTTGTGTAAATGTTGGGTTTTGATGATCTAATGTGATTAAGTTACTTTTAATGATGTGAGCATAGGGaaatatttcttgcattttgctgtaaaaaaaaaaacaaacaacaaaacaaaaaacaaacaaaactgttatAGACCTGTTATGTCACATGGTGATCTGAGGTGAAACTGCAATATGAGGAAATTGGCTGCTGAAGTATTCTGTTGGTTTCCAATTAACGTATTATTTATGGCAGAAATGTGATGGCTCAGTCAGATTTAGATCAAAAAGAGGCGGTTCTGAAAGAAGATTTGAAGTTTTACTTCATGAACCCATGTGAAAAATACAGAGCAAGACGTCAAATACCATGGAAACTGGCTTTGCAGATTTTGAAGATACTTATGGTTACTACACAGGTAATCCTTCCCCTGTCTTTACTCTTAGAAAGTGTACCAGTGATGTGCAGGAGAAGCAGGTCTGTGGTTCTGGGCCTTTGCCATCCCTGGATATTTGTTACTGACTTGAACTTCCTGATTCagtccagaaggaaaaaaatactgtgaaaggTGTGTTGAGGGGGAAGAATAACgtaaattaaattacaaaagCCTTCTGGAGATTTTGGGCCAGTATTTGACCaggtattttgctgtttttaagatAACACTTTAAAGCAAATTACTCTTCCTGTGAAATCCAACACTGTCTTCAGGCTTGCTGCCACAGTACTTCTCTGTGTTCTGCTTCCTGTTATGTTCATAGATCATAGTTTCACTGACTGTTTCAAAAGTGGTATTTCTTGAAATCTAGTCAGTAACTTGGAATGTACATGTTCAGTGTGAAAATGCTGCAGTCTCAGGTGGTGATGGGAACGACTGGGTTACAGGACTGGGACGTGCCCCTTGCTGCTGTCATCACACGATGCATGTCAAACAGTGGGGTACCTAGATAGGTAGAGCCAAAGAGGGGGGTGGTTTTTAAACTGCACTGGTATCACCCTGCAGTTGGTTAATTTACAGACTACTAAGAAATGGTGGCTGGAGGTCAAAGGAATCGAAACGGGACACATGTAAAAGTGGAAGTGATTTTTCTGGACCTTTGAAATGCAGGACTCTGACATCTGACGCTGCAAGTACAGCTACGTTTACAACTCCTAAAAACAAGCCGAGTTGCAGCATTCCAGGTCTGTGTTTGACTTGCCCGCTAGAATGAAGCGTGACCCCAGCCTACGTGCCCCCATGTTCCGTTGACCGCTCTTGCCTCTCATCTCCGGCTGGGACGCCGCGGCAGGCTCTCCGGCCCCCTTGGCAGAGGGTCTGGCCACCGCCGCCGTGCTGCGCTGGGGTCCTGGCAGGGTCCTGCCCGCAGCGGGGAGCGGGGGTCGGTCTGGCGAGGCAAGACGAGCTACAATAAGCTCTCTACGCTAGCGCTGGCACGGTTGCGACCCGTAGTGACAGAGCTGCTGAGAACAGGGAGCGTAttaggggagggggggggctggcagtgCAAGCACGGTGCAAGTGGAGAGGAAAGGGTGTCCCACCTTTCTTTACTGACAGCTGCACCTCAGATGTGGGTTATTGCCCTCTCTTTGGAGACAGGGCAGTAACCTTTGTGTGCGGGTAGTGAGACAAAATACAACTTCAGATGGCTCTGAAAAGGTTCAGTACTTCCAACCCATCCTAACCTACTGACAAATTCTTGGGGGAATCACTGAACATGTCATTTTTCCGTCTGCTGTCCCAGTCTCCTGCTATCCTTTGTGAGCAGAAGGGGTGCTCTGCTGCTTGGCTTTCAAAGGCCACAAGATTTTCTGGGCTGCtgcttaagattttttttgccagcCCTGGGTCTTGCTCAGATGCCAGGCAGGTAGTcaacaagaaaaggaaatagagtttctgaaggaaaatgtgttgctgctctgcagggaggtcTCACATGTGAGCTAATAGTAAATGGATGGACAGGTTCAACAAGCATGTCTGTATTTCAGAGTGAGGGCAAGACCCTTGAAGGAAAACCTAGGAATAAGTTAAGCAGCTTTCTAGTTGCTTCTGCCTGATGCCAGCCTGTTAGTCATGACATTTGTGGCTTCTTCAGTGTGGTATAGTGGCTGTGGTATCTGTGCCTggctgaaaagcagaagaggctTCTGTCCCAGCGTGGGGAGTAAGTTTTACTCCAACGCTGTGCTGAAATCCCCTACAGAGTCCCCCAAGGAAACTCCGCTaagtatgttttatttctctgtattgcAGCTGGAAgatccctgatttttttttttttaagagatacTAGTTAGTGTGCTGCAGATTTATTTGTAGCATTCagttaatgatttttttgcAGTCAACTGAAGATATAAATAGTTGATCTAAAACTCAGCTAAAAGTATGAAGATTCAGTTCTTAATCTGAAGACTGTACATACCTGGCAGAGTTGACATCCCCTTTTCTTTGTCCTGGCTGTGACTTTGCTGTACAACCAAAGAGCCTTGCACTAAATAGTCCTGCTGCATGTATTCTTTTAGCCTGGCCCAGATGTAGGCAATTACTTTCTAGGACAAAAGATGAGGTATTCCAGTGAAGGGGGGGGAAAATAGGTGTGCTTTCCAGTTTCTATTGTTTTGAATGAAGGAATTTGGATGTTAGTGGAGCCTACCTGTTTGCTTTGGGGGATTTCTAAGTTCACACTTCTTTTGCTTGCAGTTTCTGACTCTTGCTTCTTCCGTACTTCTGCCGGTTTCTTGTGGGGCTTGGAAACTCCACGCAGTAATGAGACAGTTTCACATTTGCTGTTAGTTAGCAGTTTAAACCTAGGATGAAGGGTTAGCTATTTAGGGCTTGGGATATCCTCCCGCTGCTAAGCCTGTGAAGAAACTCTTGTTgcttgatttttcagcttctagGCTCCATTTATATGTTTTCCTTGGTGGGAATGGGACCATCCATATGATAGGGCAACACAAATACTGAGTAGTAACTCTACTGTCTGCTGCTTCTTAACATAGCCTCTTTAACCAGTACCTGGGTCAGGTAGGTGATGCTTTTTCTTGCTGGGGGGTCCCCAGTAGGTTTGCTCTAATCCTGTGCCATGCCAGAGGTAGGAAGAAGGTGTAGGAATTCGTCCCATAGCAAAGCAGGACATTTCTGGGGTAGCAGGCTATGCTGTTAGGTTAGCTCTTCTGCCATTTGCATCCTCAACAAAAGTTTTGGCAAATTCTAGTTAGAGTTGGTGGTCCAGTGTGTGTGAAAGGTGGCAGTTATCAGCTGTCTGTTTAGTTGCTGCACTGTAAGTTTTGGAATCAGTAGGAGACTTaagatttctgtttctcttaccCTGCATGTGGTAACCTTGAATTTAGTGGTTTTATGGCATTAGTTAACAGATTCTTTGCTCCTATTGTAGCAGGGTTACAGCAACAGgctcctttctgttctgtatttatTATAATTCAAAGCTGTTTCCAAAATTTTGCTGCTTGACCAGTGTTCAAAAttcaaatttgtttttgttttttttgtcagcttattttttttggtttgagtAACCAGTTGGTGGTCTCAttcaaagaggaaaacactATTGCTTTTAAACACCTATTCCTGAAAGACTATTCTGGAGTTGATGAAGATGACTACAGCTGCAGTATATATACACAACAGGATGCTTATGATAGCATTTTTTATGTTATTAATCAGGTAAGTGTGTGTGCTTATAATGAACTGTGTTAAAGCTGAAGCTATAGCTATAAACTTCTGCtaagtttctggttttctgtctcCATTCTTGGATTTCAGTTTTGATATTTGAGCAAATCAGTGTAGGTGGGGTGTCCTGAAGTTTGTGTGTAGATGTCTGCATTTTTGTCTTGGAGATGAATCTAAACCAAAATTTTACTTGGGTATTGTGTAGTACTGAAATCCAGAATGTTTGAAAATCAGTCATCTTGCGTGGACTGGAACCTTTGTTTAGGTCTTACTTTGAAGAGCTATGGGCCTGAATATACCTATGCATGGTATTCAAAAAATTTGTGCTTACAGCTATACTGAATTGCAGCTTTGTAGTGAGTGCCAGAGGCCTCAAAATGGGGAACACGGTACTTCCAGGAATGTAGTGGCACTCGCCCTGGTTAGGGATggtattttaaagaacagtCCCTTTACAATCGTGGGAGGAAAGTGAATAAAtctaggaagaaaattcagtaaatatttttgtattaatattAAACACATTCAGAAGTCTCGAGGTGAaagagtgtgtgtgtttgtaaaaatgaaattgctctTGTGTTTGGGGAAGATGATGATAAGCCCAGAAACATTTCACACTGGATGAATGGAAAGTGGCTTTAAACCACCTTTCATTTTCCCTAACCTTGGGACATCATCTCTGAAGCCTGGCTTaaagcagttttgctgctgtcAGTTATGCCCAGCAGGCATCTGGGAGTCGCAGTGGTGTGAAGGCTATATCTCCTTAAACACACACTCACGTGGGGgcttgctgctcctctgccatctctaagctgcagcagagctgtcaATAGATCAAATGTGCGGTCTCTGCTGTGCTGGACAAGGCCAAGACTCTTGCTCCGGGTATGTTTAATGAGTGTTGACACTTTCTCAGTCTTCCTTTGAACTCAATATTGCCACTACTTCTGctataaactgctttttttcttccttgtttgctttGTCTCACTTTCCTTCTTTTGTAGGCACTAAGGCTGAGGTGAAGTCCAGATAGAAGACAGTAGAGAAATAATAGCTTTATATCCTCAAGAATGAGCCAATGTGTGATGCAGGCATCAGAAAAAGGTCTCTTCATAAAATGTCTATGTTGTATAAATGTAGACATATCCTTTAAGGAGATCTTAATCTGGGTTCTTTAGTGTCATATGGAGTTGCTGAGGCTTTTTATCACATGTAAGACTTCAAAAAGTGCCTCCAGGTGAACGTTATGACTGGTGTTGCTTTtatggtttcttttgtttggttggctttttttaaaggatgccTACTAGGAAGAGCCAAGCCAGGTGACTCCTAAGCTAAAAGCAAggcttttcttattttgagaTGGGCAGCTAGAAGCCATAGGTTTTGGTGTTTCGTTCAGAGTTTTAATCTGAAATGTGtggttggggtggggaggggggggttgcAGGGGTGGGGCAAGCAGAAGGATATAATATTACAGAAGATGGTAATAGTGCACAGTAAAACTGGAGTTgtaaaaactgaattttagGCTTTGTGTAAGGTACCACTGGGATATTTTCACACTccgaaaaaaacccaaaccaacaacaaaaataccGAAAACACACTTTTTCCACTTGGAAGAGTACACAGCTCTTCCTTACTCCTCTCCTGGGTCCAGTGTGGAAGTTTCTATTACGAAGAAGCAGTGCAGAATTGTTAACGCTTGTAGCCTGCCCTGTGGCAGAGTCTCTAGGACCAGGATGTTCTGCTGGCTGCTCTGTCTGGGGCTGCTTAGAAATGTGTAAGcatgaattttgtttttactgtttcataGCATTGATTGAAAGTGGCATGGGAGTAACCCAGAGCCACGTGTTTTGCTGTCAGGAGGGCAGAGCCTGAAAGCACACGTGGACGGAGCAACGGCTGTTAGATGCAGTGATCTGGGGGTGTCCTTGGAGGGATGTGGGGTTGTGACTAACTACTGTTTCCACTCACTTGACCTGCCTTAGTCAGACTTGGCTTCCTTAGTTTAATCTGAGTTAAGATAATGTTCTGACAGGGTATGGAGGCTGTGCTTTTCTCCTGGGCTCTCTAAACTTGTTGCAAGCTCAGCTGTGAGGACTCGAAGTTGGCACTGCGAGGCAGAGCTTTGGATGGAAATGTGGTAGTTCCTCTCGGAGTTCCTTTTGGACATGGAGTGTGTGGTTGTTAACAACTGCTGGGATTTTGTACCCCACAAGATGGACTAGTGGCCATAATGCCCATGGGAAGGAGGAAATAGGGTGACGCTGAATGATGCATAATAACAAAATCCATGTTTAAGGGGAAAAGGTTCTAATCTGTATCAAAGCCAgctgaacaggtttttttaaggaatggGAAGCCTTGTCTGACTTCCCACGTTTATTTACTTCAGGCCTCCTGGGAAGCTAAAAGCTTCCTTCAGAGCAGACCAGTGCTGTACGCTGCCCAGAGCTCTTTTGCTAGGTGAGGTAATGATAAAAACGAATAAATTACTAGATATTTATGCTTTCTTCCTCAAAGAGTTGTGGGTCGGTCTGGCTTCTCTTGGACAATGCTAGCCGGTGCTAAGCTgagctggcaggcagctgtCTTCATGGTTAGTCGTTGATCTCCTCAGCTGTTGAGGAGCCAAGAACCACAGGGGTTTGCCTGGCTTGTGCAGGACTGGAAGGTGTGACTCGAGGGATCAGAGGATATATCTTGCTTCCAGCAGACACTGAGGATGTGTGGAAGGCAAGTCAGGAGAGGACTGGCCTTGAATAGAGTTCTTTGGTGGTGCTCAGGGCTGATCCATGTGTGGACAATGCTTGGCTTGGCATAGCTTTATTTGCTTCCACTTCTAGTCCTTGCTTTCAAGCTTGTCTTACATATAAAGAGTGCTGTATTTAGAGtaagtggaaaaagaaagtacTTTCCTCACAGGCCTGTTTTCAGTTGCTTCTGTGTTGGTGTAAAGCAGGCAGGTTAAATTACTTTTGGAGGCTGCCCAAACTCTGTGCATGTTCCTTGGTTGCTGGTTATTTAGCGAACGTGTGGCTTCCCTTTTCTGTAGTCGCACAGGGAGcagctttggttttgctcttggGGTGGATTTGATGAGAAATGTGACTTGGATTGTACGTAAAGCAATCAAGTTTCAAGTGGTGTGAAAACTAACACCTTCATGAGATGAATATGTAAGATATCCCTGGAGTGTGTGTGATTAGTAGCAATACTGCATTAAAGTAACTGCCAGGCATCTAATTAAAAGCTGTCTGCTAGCTTGCGTCTGGCACACGGGTAGTCATTTGCAGGCAGCCCAGTAGGTACGGGGCTCTCGGTCACCGTGTCACCAGGATGCCAATCACTACTAATTAGTGGCCAGCAGCCCTCAGCTTCCCATGAGATACTTACTCTCAATTTACAGATTTTGTGAaagtagagattttttttttttaatgtaaaaagaCATTGATACACATAACTTTGAGACTGCAAGTTACTATCTAATGCAAAAAAGACAACTATCTCTaacttctgcttctgttttgtttttaaactagtACAGGCAATTAAAGAACATATCCCTGGGGACCCTTGGTTATGAACATGAAGGATCAGGTTTAAAAATTTGTAAACAACAGTACAAGAAAGGCACAATGCTTACTTCCAATGATACACTGAACATAGATGTTTCAACTGAAACAGGTATGGTACTGTTGTACTAAAAAAGTCTTGTTGTGGAGTACTTACATTCTAATGCTAAATCAGTAAAGCTTAAAACCAATAGCTTTTTGCATGGCAATCACAGGAACATTACCATGCCTTTTGCCTATTTCCCTCTTGGTTTTTAGTACCTACCTAGAAATGACAGCTTTGTAGACTCTATGAAACTCTTTTCAACTGCTGTCATTAGTGGGTTGTGTGAGTTGTGCAGGTCTTTgtagttgttgggttttggttttttgggggggagggcaggggagaggcttgtttttggtttttttttttttttttttttcccctctccctcccctccatgcAGAAGGTTCAAGTACAGACTCCTGGATGCTAGTCAGTCTGTACCTTCAGTGGGTGGGTGTCCTTGCTGCCTCTCAGAGCTGAGTCCTGGCTGCTAGCTGCTCAAGAGTTAGTACACAGACCTGCTTTTGATCCCACTAGCTGGGCCTCTGAATGCATAGGTTTGttcaaaattaatgttttgcCTGATTAGGACAGGCCATTCAACCTGATTTATCTCAGTTTTATGCTGCTTTCTATGTGAAGCTTTTAAGATGacagcttttcctcttctctttccagaaTGTATCTTTTTAAAGCCACAGGAGCTAGCTGGTAAGAAAGCTGAACTGAAGCTGAACTcctcttttttcagtcttgaatTTTACAGGTAAAGTGGTGgtggggatttttgttgttgtttttatttcaacttgTTCTTTCATATGAATATGGTAGATTCTGACTTGTGCAGTTTGTctatgtgtgtatttttttatgtgtatCTAAAGATATTtatacactttttaaaacatcCAGGCTTATACAGGTTGAAATCTCCTTCAAGCTGAAAGGCATTGCTCTACAGACAATCCATGCCCGTGAATTGCCTGACTGCtatgcatttcaaaatactgtaaGTGAATATGGGGTATAGCACTTCCAACACTGTATATATAACAAGAGCTTAAGCTATGGGGTAGGCATCATCCTCATACCTAGATTGCAAGGGAGAAGCAGTTGAGCATGTCCTAGCCCTTAGTCCCCCTTCCCAAAGGCTGCTGAAATGGTGTTGCCATGGGACAATGTTGTTTTGTAACATATTGCAGCTGGTAACTTCATAACCTGAGAAGGAGATAAGTAATTGTTATTCTTGTAAAGGTTAAACTTGAAGTTTGGCTTCTTGGAATATTGCTTTTTATGCAATACATGACATGCTCTCAAATTCTGTCTACACCACCATTTATGGTGACAGCTTGCTTAAAGCTTACCTGACCAACAAATATTAATGCGTACTATGTCAAAGCACTTAGCAGGATTTGTTTTCTGGAATGAGATTTTGCTAGTCTTGTTTCTGATATACTTCTGTGTTTCCAGATAACTTTCAATAATAGAGCCCACAGTGGAAAAATCAAGATCTATTTTGATAGCGACACTGATATTCAAGAATGCAAAGACTGGCACATATTTAGCTCTGGTAAGTATGgtgcatgtgtgtttgcatgATAGCAGTGTTACACATCTCCCATCACTTCCCCTGCGGTGTGACACTCTGTCCAGCAAGACATCCCCCGTCCTGTTCAACTCCCTCCTGCCcttaaaacaagacaaaaaaagccacaaacccTTGCCTAATGCAACTTATGTCTTTGTAATTAAGAGCTGGGAAATAATTCCTTCTTGTGAGGGTGTTCAGGTGAGATGACATGGGCACCTCTCTATAACAGTGTGTGTTTAGCAGCAAGAATGatctggaaggaggaggaatgtTTCTTTTATAGATTTTAATTGTTCTGCTGCTCTGAGATTACTCAAATAATTTAATCCGCTAACAATGGTGAATTCTGAACTCAAACCTTCTACAGCtctcaaattttcttttctccaattGAAGCATACTATTTCTGAAAGTAgagattttgggttttttgccaCTGCTGTTAGATTTAATGATGTGCATGAGCAAAGGGTGGCGTCTGCCTTGTATTTCTAGCGTTAAGGCTTGGTCTGACAGCTAAGGAGTGTGCGCTAAAGGCCCCTACAGAGGAACAGTAGCTGTGACTGAGCACTGTGCAACTGCTTCTCCCATGTGTTGACTTACTGTAAAGGACTGTAGTGGAGTAATAGTTTTCAGTGTGCTATATAGGATCTCAATTAACAAGTATGTCAAATGGCCTCCCTTTTGCCTAAGCAAAGCCAGCTTTTCTCTGATAATACTATGTTGTACTG encodes:
- the MCOLN2 gene encoding mucolipin-2 isoform X3, producing MEISLKYLPGGRAVASGNVMAQSDLDQKEAVLKEDLKFYFMNPCEKYRARRQIPWKLALQILKILMVTTQLIFFGLSNQLVVSFKEENTIAFKHLFLKDYSGVDEDDYSCSIYTQQDAYDSIFYVINQYRQLKNISLGTLGYEHEGSGLKICKQQYKKGTMLTSNDTLNIDVSTETECIFLKPQELAGKKAELKLNSSFFSLEFYRLIQVEISFKLKGIALQTIHARELPDCYAFQNTITFNNRAHSGKIKIYFDSDTDIQECKDWHIFSSVLQKNTQYILVFDGFVILSCFASLILCTRSIVLALRLQKRFVNFFLEKYKRHVCHADRLEFINGWYVLVIISDVMTIIGSILKMEIKAKNLTSYDVCSILLGTSTLFVWVGVIRYLGYFQTYNVLILTMQASLPKVLRFCCCAGMIYLGYTFCGWIVLGPYHEKKYQQSGFPVTDLHEFLKDHGSVRYGKEQTSMPFICCCRRQPSDDNLILIN